A single genomic interval of Gossypium raimondii isolate GPD5lz chromosome 11, ASM2569854v1, whole genome shotgun sequence harbors:
- the LOC105803499 gene encoding protein PAT1 homolog 1 isoform X1 has protein sequence MDRSDGKLHNNFSSLSSSVSGFADNALFDASQYEFFGQNAMEEVELGGLEDDEQDAPVFASPEDDEYHLFDKGEVVGLGSLSDVDDLATTFAKLNRVVTGPRNPGVIGDRSGSFSRESSSAADWAQDGEYVNWMDQHLFDADDAQDGKRWSSQPQPYARVSDSKPLYRTSSYPEQQPQLHRFSSEPIFGPKSNFISFPPPGSKCQQSSPAHLNISALSSGSQPPFSAASLSPLSNPSLHLAGLSHGLHCGGNVPQLTSPGLSFSSRSHNHWVNHSGLLHGDHAGLLHNMLQQQIPHQNGLISPQLMSPQQQRLHHSVQPSLAHFAALQSQLYNAHPPSHKLMLGLADLRDQRTKSSQRKRQSSRISQQNSDTGSQKSESGLVQFRSKYMSAEEIESILKMQHAATHSNDPYVDDYYHQACLVKRSFGSRGKHNFCPSHLKDLHSRSRNSGEQHLHLHADALGKAPLSSIRRPRPLLEVDPPLGSGDGGSEQKTERPLEEEPMLAARITIEDGLSLLLDVDDIDRLIQFSQPQDGGIQLRRRRQILLEGMAASLQLVDPLSKGAHAVKCVAKDDIVFLRLVSLAKGRKLVTRFLQLLIPGSELVRVVCMAIFRHLRFLFGGLSSDLEAAETTTNLAKTVSTCVNGMDLRALSACLVAIVCSSEQPPLRPLGSPAGDGASVILKSVLERATQLLSHPSGNCSMPNYAFWRASFDEFFTLLTKYCVNKYETIKQSIQNQSPTMEVIGSEAMRQEMPCELLRSSLPHTNEAQRKLLMDFSQRSVPMNGANSHAGSTSQINSESVRG, from the exons ATGGATCGATCCGATGGCAAACTTCACAACAACTTCTCCTCCTTATCTTCCTCAG TTAGTGGTTTTGCAGATAATGCGCTTTTTGATGCATCCCAGTATGAATTTTTTGGTCAAAATGCTATGGAAGAAGTGGAGTTGGGGGGTCTAGAAGACGATGAACAGGATGCTCCTGTGTTTGCTTCCCCTGAAGATGATGAGTACCATTTGTTTGATAAGGGAGAG GTAGTAGGTTTAGGCTCTTTATCTGATGTGGATGATCTAGCTACTACTTTTGCAAAG TTGAATAGAGTTGTTACTGGGCCGAGAAATCCAGGAGTTATTGGTGATAGATCTGGATCTTTTTCAAGGGAAA GTTCCTCTGCTGCTGACTGGGCCCAAGATGGAGAATACGTAAACTGGATGGATCAGCATCTTTTTGATGCAGATGATGCTCAAGACGGCAAGAGATGGTCTTCGCAGCCACAACCATATGCTCGTGTTTCTGACTCAAAGCCTTTGTATAGAACTTCTTCATATCCCGAGCAGCAACCCCAGCTGCATCGTTTCTCAAGTGAACCAATTTTTGGGCCAAAATCGAACTTCATATCTTTCCCTCCTCCTGGTAGCAAATGCCAGCAGTCTTCACCTGCCCACCTCAATATTTCTGCTCTTTCCAGTGGATCTCAGCCACCCTTCTCTGCAGCAAGCCTCTCTCCATTGTCCAACCCCAGTCTTCATCTGGCTGGTTTATCCCATGGATTGCATTGTGGTGGTAATGTGCCCCAGTTAACATCTCCTGGACTATCTTTTAGTAGCAGGTCACATAATCACTGGGTTAACCACTCCGGTCTATTACATGGAGATCATGCTGGTCTTTTGCATAATATGTTGCAACAGCAAATACCTCATcaaaatggtctaatttcccCACAGTTAATGTCACCACAACAGCAGAGACTGCACCATTCGGTTCAACCATCTTTGGCTCATTTTGCAGCTTTGCAATCTCAGCTGTATAATGCTCACCCTCCATCACATAAATTGATGCTTGGACTAGCCGATCTTAGGGATCAACGAACTAAATCATCACAAAGAAAGAGACAGAGCTCACGTATTTCCCAGCAAAACTCTGATACTGGTAGCCAGAAAAGTGAGAGTGGGTTGGTGCAATTCAGATCCAAGTATATGTCTGCTGAAGAGATAGAGAGCATTCTTAAGATGCAGCATGCTGCCACACATAGTAATGATCCTTATGTAGATGATTATTACCACCAAGCTTGTCTTGTCAAAAGATCTTTTGGATCCAGGGGTAAACATAATTTTTGTCCATCTCACCTGAAGGATTTACATTCTCGATCCCGTAACAGCGGAGAGCAGCATTTGCATCTACATGCTGATGCACTTGGGAAGGCTCCCCTCTCTTCCATTCGAAGACCTCGTCCCCTGCTTGAAGTCGATCCTCCCTTAGGTTCAGGTGATGGAGGTTCTGAACAGAAAACTGAGAGGCCTTTAGAGGAGGAACCTATGCTTGCAGCTAGAATCACCATTGAAGATGGTCTGTCTCTTCTTCTTGATGTAGATGACATTGACCGGCTCATACAATTTAGCCAACCCCAAGATGGTGGGATCCAGCTTAGACGGAGGCGGCAGATCCTGCTTGAAGGCATGGCAGCATCACTGCAGCTTGTTGATCCACTTAGCAAAGGTGCGCATGCAGTTAAATGTGTTGCGAAAGATGACATTGTGTTCCTAAGATTAGTCTCTCTTGCAAAGGGCCGTAAGCTGGTCACCAGGTTCCTTCAGCTTCTTATCCCTGGAAGTGAGCTTGTTCGAGTAGTGTGCATGGCAATTTTCCGTCACTTGAGATTCTTGTTTGGTGGTCTTTCCTCTGATCTGGAAGCAGCTGAGACAACTACTAATCTTGCAAAGACTGTTTCTACATGTGTTAATGGTATGGATCTTCGTGCTCTCAGCGCTTGCCTTGTAGCAATTGTTTGTTCTTCAGAGCAGCCACCACTTAGGCCCCTGGGAAGCCCTGCTGGGGATGGTGCTTCTGTTATTCTAAAATCAGTTCTTGAAAGGGCCACTCAACTTTTAAGTCATCCTTCTGGAAATTGCAGCATGCCAAATTATGCTTTCTGGAGGGCgtcatttgatgaatttttcactCTTCTTACCAAGTATTGCGTGAATAAATATGAGACGATCAAGCAATCAATACAGAACCAGTCTCCAACAATGGAAGTGATTGGTTCAGAGGCTATGAGGCAAGAAATGCCTTGTGAGCTTCTTCGTTCTAGTCTTCCTCACACAAATGAAGCTCAGAGGAAGCTTTTAATGGACTTTTCCCAGCGTTCTGTACCCATGAATGGAGCCAATTCCCATGCTGGGAGTACCAGCCAAATAAACTCTGAATCAGTGAGGGGTTAA
- the LOC105803499 gene encoding protein PAT1 homolog 1 isoform X2 yields MDRSDGKLHNNFSSLSSSDNALFDASQYEFFGQNAMEEVELGGLEDDEQDAPVFASPEDDEYHLFDKGEVVGLGSLSDVDDLATTFAKLNRVVTGPRNPGVIGDRSGSFSRESSSAADWAQDGEYVNWMDQHLFDADDAQDGKRWSSQPQPYARVSDSKPLYRTSSYPEQQPQLHRFSSEPIFGPKSNFISFPPPGSKCQQSSPAHLNISALSSGSQPPFSAASLSPLSNPSLHLAGLSHGLHCGGNVPQLTSPGLSFSSRSHNHWVNHSGLLHGDHAGLLHNMLQQQIPHQNGLISPQLMSPQQQRLHHSVQPSLAHFAALQSQLYNAHPPSHKLMLGLADLRDQRTKSSQRKRQSSRISQQNSDTGSQKSESGLVQFRSKYMSAEEIESILKMQHAATHSNDPYVDDYYHQACLVKRSFGSRGKHNFCPSHLKDLHSRSRNSGEQHLHLHADALGKAPLSSIRRPRPLLEVDPPLGSGDGGSEQKTERPLEEEPMLAARITIEDGLSLLLDVDDIDRLIQFSQPQDGGIQLRRRRQILLEGMAASLQLVDPLSKGAHAVKCVAKDDIVFLRLVSLAKGRKLVTRFLQLLIPGSELVRVVCMAIFRHLRFLFGGLSSDLEAAETTTNLAKTVSTCVNGMDLRALSACLVAIVCSSEQPPLRPLGSPAGDGASVILKSVLERATQLLSHPSGNCSMPNYAFWRASFDEFFTLLTKYCVNKYETIKQSIQNQSPTMEVIGSEAMRQEMPCELLRSSLPHTNEAQRKLLMDFSQRSVPMNGANSHAGSTSQINSESVRG; encoded by the exons ATGGATCGATCCGATGGCAAACTTCACAACAACTTCTCCTCCTTATCTTCCTCAG ATAATGCGCTTTTTGATGCATCCCAGTATGAATTTTTTGGTCAAAATGCTATGGAAGAAGTGGAGTTGGGGGGTCTAGAAGACGATGAACAGGATGCTCCTGTGTTTGCTTCCCCTGAAGATGATGAGTACCATTTGTTTGATAAGGGAGAG GTAGTAGGTTTAGGCTCTTTATCTGATGTGGATGATCTAGCTACTACTTTTGCAAAG TTGAATAGAGTTGTTACTGGGCCGAGAAATCCAGGAGTTATTGGTGATAGATCTGGATCTTTTTCAAGGGAAA GTTCCTCTGCTGCTGACTGGGCCCAAGATGGAGAATACGTAAACTGGATGGATCAGCATCTTTTTGATGCAGATGATGCTCAAGACGGCAAGAGATGGTCTTCGCAGCCACAACCATATGCTCGTGTTTCTGACTCAAAGCCTTTGTATAGAACTTCTTCATATCCCGAGCAGCAACCCCAGCTGCATCGTTTCTCAAGTGAACCAATTTTTGGGCCAAAATCGAACTTCATATCTTTCCCTCCTCCTGGTAGCAAATGCCAGCAGTCTTCACCTGCCCACCTCAATATTTCTGCTCTTTCCAGTGGATCTCAGCCACCCTTCTCTGCAGCAAGCCTCTCTCCATTGTCCAACCCCAGTCTTCATCTGGCTGGTTTATCCCATGGATTGCATTGTGGTGGTAATGTGCCCCAGTTAACATCTCCTGGACTATCTTTTAGTAGCAGGTCACATAATCACTGGGTTAACCACTCCGGTCTATTACATGGAGATCATGCTGGTCTTTTGCATAATATGTTGCAACAGCAAATACCTCATcaaaatggtctaatttcccCACAGTTAATGTCACCACAACAGCAGAGACTGCACCATTCGGTTCAACCATCTTTGGCTCATTTTGCAGCTTTGCAATCTCAGCTGTATAATGCTCACCCTCCATCACATAAATTGATGCTTGGACTAGCCGATCTTAGGGATCAACGAACTAAATCATCACAAAGAAAGAGACAGAGCTCACGTATTTCCCAGCAAAACTCTGATACTGGTAGCCAGAAAAGTGAGAGTGGGTTGGTGCAATTCAGATCCAAGTATATGTCTGCTGAAGAGATAGAGAGCATTCTTAAGATGCAGCATGCTGCCACACATAGTAATGATCCTTATGTAGATGATTATTACCACCAAGCTTGTCTTGTCAAAAGATCTTTTGGATCCAGGGGTAAACATAATTTTTGTCCATCTCACCTGAAGGATTTACATTCTCGATCCCGTAACAGCGGAGAGCAGCATTTGCATCTACATGCTGATGCACTTGGGAAGGCTCCCCTCTCTTCCATTCGAAGACCTCGTCCCCTGCTTGAAGTCGATCCTCCCTTAGGTTCAGGTGATGGAGGTTCTGAACAGAAAACTGAGAGGCCTTTAGAGGAGGAACCTATGCTTGCAGCTAGAATCACCATTGAAGATGGTCTGTCTCTTCTTCTTGATGTAGATGACATTGACCGGCTCATACAATTTAGCCAACCCCAAGATGGTGGGATCCAGCTTAGACGGAGGCGGCAGATCCTGCTTGAAGGCATGGCAGCATCACTGCAGCTTGTTGATCCACTTAGCAAAGGTGCGCATGCAGTTAAATGTGTTGCGAAAGATGACATTGTGTTCCTAAGATTAGTCTCTCTTGCAAAGGGCCGTAAGCTGGTCACCAGGTTCCTTCAGCTTCTTATCCCTGGAAGTGAGCTTGTTCGAGTAGTGTGCATGGCAATTTTCCGTCACTTGAGATTCTTGTTTGGTGGTCTTTCCTCTGATCTGGAAGCAGCTGAGACAACTACTAATCTTGCAAAGACTGTTTCTACATGTGTTAATGGTATGGATCTTCGTGCTCTCAGCGCTTGCCTTGTAGCAATTGTTTGTTCTTCAGAGCAGCCACCACTTAGGCCCCTGGGAAGCCCTGCTGGGGATGGTGCTTCTGTTATTCTAAAATCAGTTCTTGAAAGGGCCACTCAACTTTTAAGTCATCCTTCTGGAAATTGCAGCATGCCAAATTATGCTTTCTGGAGGGCgtcatttgatgaatttttcactCTTCTTACCAAGTATTGCGTGAATAAATATGAGACGATCAAGCAATCAATACAGAACCAGTCTCCAACAATGGAAGTGATTGGTTCAGAGGCTATGAGGCAAGAAATGCCTTGTGAGCTTCTTCGTTCTAGTCTTCCTCACACAAATGAAGCTCAGAGGAAGCTTTTAATGGACTTTTCCCAGCGTTCTGTACCCATGAATGGAGCCAATTCCCATGCTGGGAGTACCAGCCAAATAAACTCTGAATCAGTGAGGGGTTAA
- the LOC105803497 gene encoding 60S ribosomal protein L27-3: protein MVKFLKSNKAVIVLQGRYAGRKAVIVRSFDDGTRDRPYGHCLVAGIKKYPRKVIRKDSAKKTAKKSRVKCFVKLVNYQHLMPTRYTLDVDLKDVVTVDALQTKDKKVAACKATKERFEERFKTGKNRWFFTKLRF from the coding sequence ATGGTGAAGTTTCTGAAATCCAACAAGGCCGTGATAGTCCTCCAAGGCCGATACGCTGGGCGCAAAGCGGTGATCGTTAGATCCTTCGACGATGGAACACGTGATCGCCCCTATGGCCACTGTTTGGTTGCAGGGATAAAGAAGTACCCGCGCAAGGTCATCCGCAAGGATTCCGCCAAGAAAACAGCAAAGAAATCGCGCGTCAAGTGCTTCGTCAAGCTCGTCAACTACCAGCACCTGATGCCCACCCGCTACACCCTCGACGTAGACTTGAAAGACGTGGTTACCGTCGATGCACTTCAGACCAAGGACAAGAAAGTGGCTGCTTGCAAGGCGACCAAGGAGAGGTTCGAAGAGAGGTTCAAGACTGGAAAGAACAGGTGGTTCTTTACTAAGCTTAGGTTTTGA